In the genome of Leptospira broomii serovar Hurstbridge str. 5399, the window ATTACGTTCAGGGAACGCAAAGGGGTCCATGACGGTAAAGGTGCACCCGCGACCGCTCGGATTCCCTCTTTTTCCAAAGCTTCTGTATAAAACGAAGGGATGAAATGGTGATGAACGTCTATACTACTGATTGTTTTACTCATTACTTCTCTTCTCTATTATTTTTATAAGACGGTTCTCTCCAGCTCTATTCGACATTTCTATTAAATAACGATTGTTTCATAATATAACGCGCAGAAAATAAATGAGCATATTAATTAAAATGAGAGATAATTCAAAAATATTATAACTGTCAACATTGAAATATATATAAAATTTAATTCCCTGAGTAGAAGGCCTATTTCGGCCGGCGAACTTTTTGTTGACATAGGTTTCGAAATGATATACATTGCAAAAATTGAATTTTTTATAAAAATGAGAGTATTCTCATAAATATATTGATTATATAATTACAATCGTTATGAATAATTGCATAAGCCGGAAGAGGAGCTTCCATCTGGATCCCGAAAGCGGACAAGATGCAAGTTTTGAAATTTAAAGAGGAACCCTATGATAAATGCCCAAAGCAAACAGTTATCCAATGATGATTTTCGTGAAAAAGAAACCGAATATCTCTCTAATTCGCGAGTTATTTCTATTGGACATCGAAAGATTAACCTTTTCGAAAAAGGATCTGGGGAGCCTATATTATTGCTTCATGGAGGCGGTCCCGGCGCTTCAGGTATATCTAATTACTCTAGAAACATTGAAGTTCTTGCTAAAAACTTTCGTGTTTTAGTGCCTGATATGCCTGGTTATGGCAGGTCCACAAAAGGAATAAATCGGAAAGACCCATTTGGTGATTTAGCGGATTCAATGCTCAGGCTACTTGATGCACTCAACATTCCAAAAGTGCATATTGTGGGCAATTCTCTCGGCGGTGCTTGCGCATTAAGGATGGCGCTTGAGAATCCCTCAAAAGTTTCCGCTTTAATTTTGATGGGCCCAGGTGGAGTGGATACTACTCGATCCTTTCCTACCAAAGGTTTGAACCGATTATTCAATTATTATACGGGAAGTGGCCCAAGTATAGAGAAGCTCACTACTTTTATCCGAGAGAATCTAGTTTATAAAGGAGAGGAAGTGCCAGCGGCCCTCATAGAAGAAAGATACAAATCTAGTATCGATCCCGAGGTTATACTTAAACCTCCTTTACGCAGACCAAAAGGAATTCCTAATTTTAAGAATTTTGATTTTACTCGAGACCCGAGACTTTTGCGATGCGATGTTCCTACTTTAGTGCTTTGGGGAACTGAAGATAAGGTAAACAGACCAAGCGGCGGACTTTCCTTGCAAAGGAGAATGCCTAATTGCGACTTATATTATTTTAATCATACGGGGCACTGGGTCCAATGGGAGCGATCGAAAGAATTCAATCAAATTACGAATATATTTTTTACCATTCATTCCCTTGGAAAGGTTGGATGGTAAATTATGTTTAAGGGCAATGATATCAACATATTCAATTCCGTAAAACTAGGTTATGCAGTTATAGAATCTAATCGGTTGAAAGAATGGTATTCCTTCGGTAAAGAAGCGATCGGATTACATGCTGAGTTTGATAACGATGAATGCGTTTGCTTTCGATTGGATAAACATAAAAAGAGATTTTTGATTCGAAAAGGAGGGACGGAAGATTTTACTAGTCTCGGTTTTCAAATAAAAGACGAGAATTCTTTAAACATTATATTAGATCGATTAAAGAAGCGAAAAGTAACCATTATTCCTGGAGAAGCTGGCGAAGCGGTTTTGCGTGGAGTAAAATCCTTTTGGCAATTCGTAGGTCCGAAAGGATTGAATATTGAATTATTTATAGACCCGATCTTGACGGAAACTCCCTTAAAAATGTCAGCCAGCGGTTTTGTAACGGAAGAGTTTGGAATGGGCCATGTGGCTATGGTTTCTAAGCGACCTGAAGAACTTATCGAATTTTGGAAGGAGATTTTCGGAGCGAGGATCAGCGATTATATAGAGCAAAAAATGTCCGGAGTCACTCTGGACATCGTATTCTTAAGAATGAATCCGCGTCATCATTCCGTTGCTGTGGCAGCGACAAGGGGATTGCATCTGGATCCTATTTCTACTCGAATCCAGCATTTGAATATTGAAGCGAAAGAATTGAAAGATGTGACCGGGGCATACTTACGTTGTAAAAATTTGGGATTCGAAATCGCTCGCGGAATCGGACAGCACCCCAATGATTTAGAGTTATCTTTCTACGTGATTACTCCCTCCGGTTTCGAACTCGAAGTGGGATGGAATCCGATACCGGTCGACGAAATCGAATGGAAGCAAAACAAATACAAACAAATCAGCTCTTGGGGCCATAGGCCGGAAATGTCGACAACGCTGTCTAGATTCAGGGAATTTCGGAGGGGAATCTTCTCTCTATTTCGTTCCGAATATGCCCCTTTTTAATTTTGGAGATCGTGATATTATGGAAAATTTAAATAACATTAATGAATCAACGTATGACGTAGGCATTATCGGCCTTGGTCCTACTGGACTTACGTTAGCTCATCTCTTAGGACGTCGCGGATTACGTGTTATAGTTCTTGAGAAGGAACCGGTCTTTTACGGAAACGCGAGAGCCGTATATACAGATGATGAATGTCTAAGGGTCTTCCAAGCTG includes:
- a CDS encoding alpha/beta fold hydrolase, giving the protein MINAQSKQLSNDDFREKETEYLSNSRVISIGHRKINLFEKGSGEPILLLHGGGPGASGISNYSRNIEVLAKNFRVLVPDMPGYGRSTKGINRKDPFGDLADSMLRLLDALNIPKVHIVGNSLGGACALRMALENPSKVSALILMGPGGVDTTRSFPTKGLNRLFNYYTGSGPSIEKLTTFIRENLVYKGEEVPAALIEERYKSSIDPEVILKPPLRRPKGIPNFKNFDFTRDPRLLRCDVPTLVLWGTEDKVNRPSGGLSLQRRMPNCDLYYFNHTGHWVQWERSKEFNQITNIFFTIHSLGKVGW
- a CDS encoding VOC family protein, with product MFKGNDINIFNSVKLGYAVIESNRLKEWYSFGKEAIGLHAEFDNDECVCFRLDKHKKRFLIRKGGTEDFTSLGFQIKDENSLNIILDRLKKRKVTIIPGEAGEAVLRGVKSFWQFVGPKGLNIELFIDPILTETPLKMSASGFVTEEFGMGHVAMVSKRPEELIEFWKEIFGARISDYIEQKMSGVTLDIVFLRMNPRHHSVAVAATRGLHLDPISTRIQHLNIEAKELKDVTGAYLRCKNLGFEIARGIGQHPNDLELSFYVITPSGFELEVGWNPIPVDEIEWKQNKYKQISSWGHRPEMSTTLSRFREFRRGIFSLFRSEYAPF